A single window of Stigmatopora nigra isolate UIUO_SnigA chromosome 20, RoL_Snig_1.1, whole genome shotgun sequence DNA harbors:
- the arhgap36 gene encoding rho GTPase-activating protein 36 isoform X1, producing MGRGRQRVAAGPARTAMSATGLRPAPIQTLSEVERAGLRRVALFHLERRQLDFKIVIPVEMCKRKKSLRRKFDSFSKERESAPKAFGIPLSQVIANDRALRRRRDVVKASRRDCLELESSVLRFRAEKRQEPSENPEHRRHGERRGGLRRGGLSVDSISELVDSQSRLLEALQLSHPAELDPKRGGGGTRGGQGGLSLNPLCRQVPRVLERCCRHIEAHGLRTVGVFRVGSSRKRVRQLREDFDGGLDVDLEREQSVHDVAALLKEFLRDLPDPLLSRELYPAFLHANLLRGAEQLRYLQHLLYLLPPCNCDTLLRLLAFLHTVHSCAHDGQIPGNKMTAANLAVVFGPNLLQGEPGGHAEDSATVIAVTLALMQNYRELFTVSAELQREVLLGLIRSDPDIVDYLLRRKLSGARQRMTADGGPGGRRDTGDSLDSAGASGGSPSPEGGLSGELFLGAPEMSRSGECPAGRYGKVRPGKSLEGARRFRSHHNLLGLSGGRSTASGAGEEGKSGFWDLFTGRGSGSEAAV from the exons ATGGGGCGCGGGAGGCAGCGGGTCGCAG CAGGACCGGCGCGGACCGCCATGTCGGCCACGGGTCTCCGTCCCGCGCCCATCCAAACGCTGTCGGAAGTGGAGCGAGCCGGCCTCCGGCGAGTGGCCTTGTTCCACCTGGAACGGAGACAGCTGGACTTTAAGATCGTCATTCCCGTAG AAATGTGCAAACGGAAAAAATCCCTGCGCAGGAAGTTCGACTCGTTTTCCAAGGAACGCG AATCCGCCCCCAAGGCGTTCGGCATCCCGCTTTCGCAGGTCATCGCCAACGACCGGGCCCTCCGGCGCCGTCGCGACGTCGTGAAGGCCAGCCGGCGGGACTGCTTGGAGCTGGAGTCCAGCGTCCTGCGCTTCAGGGCGGAGAAGCGCCAGGAGCCGTCGGAGAACCCGGAACACCGGCGACACGGCGAAAGGAGAGGGGGGCTGCGGCGG GGCGGCCTGTCGGTGGACTCCATCTCCGAGTTGGTGGACAGCCAGTCTCGCTTGCTGGAGGCCCTTCAGCTCTCCCACCCGGCGGAGCTGGATCCCAAGAGAGGCGGGGGCGGCACCCGAGGCGGCCAGGGCGGACTCAGCCTCAACCCCCTCTGCCGCCAGGTGCCCCGGGTCCTGGAGCGCTGCTGCCGCCACATCGAGGCCCACG GTCTCCGCACGGTGGGCGTCTTCAGAGTCGGCAGCTCCAGGAAGAGAGTGCGCCAGCTGCGGGAGGACTTTGACGGCGGCCTGGACGTGGATTTGGAGCGAGAGCAGAGCGTCCACGACGTGGCCGCCCTGCTCAAAGAGTTTTTGAGGGACCTGCCGGACCCTCTGCTCAGCCGGGAGCTCTACCCCGCCTTCCTACACGCCAACC TCCTCCGAGGAGCCGAGCAGCTCCGGTACCTGCAGCACCTCCTCTACCTGCTGCCTCCCTGCAACTGCGACACGCTGCTGCGACTCCTCGCCTTTTTGCACACGGTGCACAGCTGCGCCCACGACGGCCAG ATCCCCGGAAACAAGATGACGGCGGCCAACCTGGCCGTGGTCTTCGGGCCCAATCTGCTCCAGGGGGAGCCGGGAGGCCACGCCGAGGACAGCGCCACCGTCATCGCCGTCACCCTGGCGCTCATGCAGAACTACCGGGAGCTCTTTACG GTGTCGGCCGAGCTGCAACGGGAGGTTCTGCTGGGCCTGATCCGGAGCGACCCCGACATCGTCGACTACCTGCTCCGTCGCAAATTGAG CGGCGCCCGGCAGAGGATGACGGCGGACGGCGGGCCCGGGGGCCGCCGAGACACGGGGGACTCGCTGGACTCGGCGGGGGCGTCCGGGGGCAGCCCGTCCCCGGAGGGCGGCCTGAGCGGCGAGCTCTTCCTCGGCGCGCCGGAGATGAGCCGGAGCGGGGAGTGTCCCGCCGGCCGCTACG GAAAAGTCCGGCCCGGCAAATCGTTGGAGGGCGCTCGACGCTTCCGCTCCCATCACAACTTGCTGGGATTGAGCGGCGGGCGCTCGACCGCCTCCGGCGCCGGCGAGGAAGGCAAGAGCGGATTTTGGGACTTGTTCACGGGGAGAGGCTCCGGCTCGGAGGCCGCGGTATGA
- the arhgap36 gene encoding rho GTPase-activating protein 36 isoform X2, with translation MGRGRQRVAGPARTAMSATGLRPAPIQTLSEVERAGLRRVALFHLERRQLDFKIVIPVEMCKRKKSLRRKFDSFSKERESAPKAFGIPLSQVIANDRALRRRRDVVKASRRDCLELESSVLRFRAEKRQEPSENPEHRRHGERRGGLRRGGLSVDSISELVDSQSRLLEALQLSHPAELDPKRGGGGTRGGQGGLSLNPLCRQVPRVLERCCRHIEAHGLRTVGVFRVGSSRKRVRQLREDFDGGLDVDLEREQSVHDVAALLKEFLRDLPDPLLSRELYPAFLHANLLRGAEQLRYLQHLLYLLPPCNCDTLLRLLAFLHTVHSCAHDGQIPGNKMTAANLAVVFGPNLLQGEPGGHAEDSATVIAVTLALMQNYRELFTVSAELQREVLLGLIRSDPDIVDYLLRRKLSGARQRMTADGGPGGRRDTGDSLDSAGASGGSPSPEGGLSGELFLGAPEMSRSGECPAGRYGKVRPGKSLEGARRFRSHHNLLGLSGGRSTASGAGEEGKSGFWDLFTGRGSGSEAAV, from the exons ATGGGGCGCGGGAGGCAGCGGGTCGCAG GACCGGCGCGGACCGCCATGTCGGCCACGGGTCTCCGTCCCGCGCCCATCCAAACGCTGTCGGAAGTGGAGCGAGCCGGCCTCCGGCGAGTGGCCTTGTTCCACCTGGAACGGAGACAGCTGGACTTTAAGATCGTCATTCCCGTAG AAATGTGCAAACGGAAAAAATCCCTGCGCAGGAAGTTCGACTCGTTTTCCAAGGAACGCG AATCCGCCCCCAAGGCGTTCGGCATCCCGCTTTCGCAGGTCATCGCCAACGACCGGGCCCTCCGGCGCCGTCGCGACGTCGTGAAGGCCAGCCGGCGGGACTGCTTGGAGCTGGAGTCCAGCGTCCTGCGCTTCAGGGCGGAGAAGCGCCAGGAGCCGTCGGAGAACCCGGAACACCGGCGACACGGCGAAAGGAGAGGGGGGCTGCGGCGG GGCGGCCTGTCGGTGGACTCCATCTCCGAGTTGGTGGACAGCCAGTCTCGCTTGCTGGAGGCCCTTCAGCTCTCCCACCCGGCGGAGCTGGATCCCAAGAGAGGCGGGGGCGGCACCCGAGGCGGCCAGGGCGGACTCAGCCTCAACCCCCTCTGCCGCCAGGTGCCCCGGGTCCTGGAGCGCTGCTGCCGCCACATCGAGGCCCACG GTCTCCGCACGGTGGGCGTCTTCAGAGTCGGCAGCTCCAGGAAGAGAGTGCGCCAGCTGCGGGAGGACTTTGACGGCGGCCTGGACGTGGATTTGGAGCGAGAGCAGAGCGTCCACGACGTGGCCGCCCTGCTCAAAGAGTTTTTGAGGGACCTGCCGGACCCTCTGCTCAGCCGGGAGCTCTACCCCGCCTTCCTACACGCCAACC TCCTCCGAGGAGCCGAGCAGCTCCGGTACCTGCAGCACCTCCTCTACCTGCTGCCTCCCTGCAACTGCGACACGCTGCTGCGACTCCTCGCCTTTTTGCACACGGTGCACAGCTGCGCCCACGACGGCCAG ATCCCCGGAAACAAGATGACGGCGGCCAACCTGGCCGTGGTCTTCGGGCCCAATCTGCTCCAGGGGGAGCCGGGAGGCCACGCCGAGGACAGCGCCACCGTCATCGCCGTCACCCTGGCGCTCATGCAGAACTACCGGGAGCTCTTTACG GTGTCGGCCGAGCTGCAACGGGAGGTTCTGCTGGGCCTGATCCGGAGCGACCCCGACATCGTCGACTACCTGCTCCGTCGCAAATTGAG CGGCGCCCGGCAGAGGATGACGGCGGACGGCGGGCCCGGGGGCCGCCGAGACACGGGGGACTCGCTGGACTCGGCGGGGGCGTCCGGGGGCAGCCCGTCCCCGGAGGGCGGCCTGAGCGGCGAGCTCTTCCTCGGCGCGCCGGAGATGAGCCGGAGCGGGGAGTGTCCCGCCGGCCGCTACG GAAAAGTCCGGCCCGGCAAATCGTTGGAGGGCGCTCGACGCTTCCGCTCCCATCACAACTTGCTGGGATTGAGCGGCGGGCGCTCGACCGCCTCCGGCGCCGGCGAGGAAGGCAAGAGCGGATTTTGGGACTTGTTCACGGGGAGAGGCTCCGGCTCGGAGGCCGCGGTATGA
- the arhgap36 gene encoding rho GTPase-activating protein 36 isoform X3: protein MSATGLRPAPIQTLSEVERAGLRRVALFHLERRQLDFKIVIPVEMCKRKKSLRRKFDSFSKERESAPKAFGIPLSQVIANDRALRRRRDVVKASRRDCLELESSVLRFRAEKRQEPSENPEHRRHGERRGGLRRGGLSVDSISELVDSQSRLLEALQLSHPAELDPKRGGGGTRGGQGGLSLNPLCRQVPRVLERCCRHIEAHGLRTVGVFRVGSSRKRVRQLREDFDGGLDVDLEREQSVHDVAALLKEFLRDLPDPLLSRELYPAFLHANLLRGAEQLRYLQHLLYLLPPCNCDTLLRLLAFLHTVHSCAHDGQIPGNKMTAANLAVVFGPNLLQGEPGGHAEDSATVIAVTLALMQNYRELFTVSAELQREVLLGLIRSDPDIVDYLLRRKLSGARQRMTADGGPGGRRDTGDSLDSAGASGGSPSPEGGLSGELFLGAPEMSRSGECPAGRYGKVRPGKSLEGARRFRSHHNLLGLSGGRSTASGAGEEGKSGFWDLFTGRGSGSEAAV from the exons ATGTCGGCCACGGGTCTCCGTCCCGCGCCCATCCAAACGCTGTCGGAAGTGGAGCGAGCCGGCCTCCGGCGAGTGGCCTTGTTCCACCTGGAACGGAGACAGCTGGACTTTAAGATCGTCATTCCCGTAG AAATGTGCAAACGGAAAAAATCCCTGCGCAGGAAGTTCGACTCGTTTTCCAAGGAACGCG AATCCGCCCCCAAGGCGTTCGGCATCCCGCTTTCGCAGGTCATCGCCAACGACCGGGCCCTCCGGCGCCGTCGCGACGTCGTGAAGGCCAGCCGGCGGGACTGCTTGGAGCTGGAGTCCAGCGTCCTGCGCTTCAGGGCGGAGAAGCGCCAGGAGCCGTCGGAGAACCCGGAACACCGGCGACACGGCGAAAGGAGAGGGGGGCTGCGGCGG GGCGGCCTGTCGGTGGACTCCATCTCCGAGTTGGTGGACAGCCAGTCTCGCTTGCTGGAGGCCCTTCAGCTCTCCCACCCGGCGGAGCTGGATCCCAAGAGAGGCGGGGGCGGCACCCGAGGCGGCCAGGGCGGACTCAGCCTCAACCCCCTCTGCCGCCAGGTGCCCCGGGTCCTGGAGCGCTGCTGCCGCCACATCGAGGCCCACG GTCTCCGCACGGTGGGCGTCTTCAGAGTCGGCAGCTCCAGGAAGAGAGTGCGCCAGCTGCGGGAGGACTTTGACGGCGGCCTGGACGTGGATTTGGAGCGAGAGCAGAGCGTCCACGACGTGGCCGCCCTGCTCAAAGAGTTTTTGAGGGACCTGCCGGACCCTCTGCTCAGCCGGGAGCTCTACCCCGCCTTCCTACACGCCAACC TCCTCCGAGGAGCCGAGCAGCTCCGGTACCTGCAGCACCTCCTCTACCTGCTGCCTCCCTGCAACTGCGACACGCTGCTGCGACTCCTCGCCTTTTTGCACACGGTGCACAGCTGCGCCCACGACGGCCAG ATCCCCGGAAACAAGATGACGGCGGCCAACCTGGCCGTGGTCTTCGGGCCCAATCTGCTCCAGGGGGAGCCGGGAGGCCACGCCGAGGACAGCGCCACCGTCATCGCCGTCACCCTGGCGCTCATGCAGAACTACCGGGAGCTCTTTACG GTGTCGGCCGAGCTGCAACGGGAGGTTCTGCTGGGCCTGATCCGGAGCGACCCCGACATCGTCGACTACCTGCTCCGTCGCAAATTGAG CGGCGCCCGGCAGAGGATGACGGCGGACGGCGGGCCCGGGGGCCGCCGAGACACGGGGGACTCGCTGGACTCGGCGGGGGCGTCCGGGGGCAGCCCGTCCCCGGAGGGCGGCCTGAGCGGCGAGCTCTTCCTCGGCGCGCCGGAGATGAGCCGGAGCGGGGAGTGTCCCGCCGGCCGCTACG GAAAAGTCCGGCCCGGCAAATCGTTGGAGGGCGCTCGACGCTTCCGCTCCCATCACAACTTGCTGGGATTGAGCGGCGGGCGCTCGACCGCCTCCGGCGCCGGCGAGGAAGGCAAGAGCGGATTTTGGGACTTGTTCACGGGGAGAGGCTCCGGCTCGGAGGCCGCGGTATGA
- the rasl11a gene encoding ras-like protein family member 11A-like isoform X1 has translation MQKAKPVELGANGASLVDCHPSHFKWIGRRWKQITPTPPSTPLVSLSLSCAKTLFQTGYTFWSALFSNGWFPSPTPPTPRDPGISEARACGDDGVRNSAAPFCGSHEQRRLRQLSAGAHPGVPAAGRRGQQDGEDRRVGSQQRRQNGSHRQVSHQTLHRRLRGQHWRALLPKGHPGWRRGVAPDPGHALRGSSGRRRGTQLPGTDQQVHLLGRRLRAGFLHRRPAQLPHRPTAVSTRQTHPPVRKHSRRTGNKSDLLRARQVPADEGAHLASSLGGAYFEASARENHQSVRAAFLQLCHEVSRALGGANGEKRRGGLHLARPKSPNMQELKRRFRQVLSSKVKSAGAL, from the exons ATGCAGAAG GCCAAACCAGTTGAACTGGGAGCCAATGGAGCCTCGTTGGTGGACTGTCATCCGTCCCACTTCAAGTGGATTGGCCGTCGATGGAAGCAAATCA CCCCCACTCCTCCCTCAACCCCTcttgtgtctctctctctctcgtgcgCAAAGACTCTTTTCCAGACGGGCTACACGTTTTGGAGCGCACTTTTCAGCAACGGTTGGTTTCCTTCGCCGACGCCGCCGACGCCAAGGGATCCCGGGATAAGTGAGGCCAGAGCTTGCGGCGATGACGGCGTGAGGAACTCCGCCGCTCCTTTCTGCGGGAGCCATGAACAACGGCGGCTCCGGCAACTTTCTGCTGGTGCCCATCCCGGAGTACCCGCCGCCGGACGCCGCGGCCAGCAAGACGGTGAAGATCGCCGTGTTGGGAGCCAGCAACGTCGGCAAAACGG CTCTCATCGTCAGGTTTCTCACCAAACGCTTCATCGGAGACTACGAGGCCAACACTG GCGCGCTCTACTCCCGAAAGGTCACCCTGGATGGCGAAGAGGTGTCGCTCCAGATCCAGGACACGCCCTGCGTGGCTCTTCAG GACGACGCCGAGGGACTCAACTGCCAGGAACAGATCAACAG GTCCATCTACTGGGCCGACGGTTACGTGCTGGTTTTCTCCATCGCCGACCAGCGCAGCTACCGCACCGTCCGACCGCTGTATCAACACGTCAGACGCATCCACCCGTCCGGAAACATTCCCGTCGTACT GGCAACAAAAGCGACCTGCTTCGTGCCCGACAAGTTCCGGCGGACGAGGGAGCCCACTTGGCGTCCTCGCTAG GAGGCGCTTACTTTGAGGCGTCGGCCAGGGAGAACCACCAAAGCGTCCGCGCCGCCTTCCTCCAGCTTTGTCACGAG GTCTCCCGGGCCCTGGGGGGCGCCAATGGAGAGAAACGGCGAGGCGGTCTCCACCTGGCTCGCCCCAAATCGCCCAACATGCAGGAGCTGAAGAGGAGGTTCAGGCAGGTCCTCTCCTCCAAAGTCAAATCGGCCGGGGCGCTCTGA
- the usp12b gene encoding ubiquitin carboxyl-terminal hydrolase 12, whose protein sequence is MEILMTVRKIASICTMGANASALEKEIGPEQFPVNEHYFGLVNFGNTCYCNSVLQALYFCRPFREKVLAYKVQPRRKESLLACLADLFSSIATQKKKVGVIPPKKFISRLRKENELFDNYMQQDAHEFLNYLLNTIADLLQEEKSQERQQNGKPLQNGGGGGAGGGGAASQDEPPTAVAAGPGDKETQRTWVHDIFQGTLTNETRCLNCEAVSSKDEDFLDLSVDVEQNTSITHCLRGFSNTETLCSEYKYYCEQCRSKQEAQKRMRVKKLPMILALHLKRFKYMDQLHRYTKLSYRVVFPLELRLFNTSGDATNPDRMYDLVAVVVHCGSGPNRGHYITIVKSHGFWLLFDDDIVEKIDAQAIEEFYGLTSDVSKNSESGYILFYQSRD, encoded by the exons ATGGAAATACTGATGACAGTCCGAAAGATCGCCTCGATTTGTACGATG GGCGCCAATGCCTCCGCCTTGGAGAAGGAGATTGGACCGGAACAGTTTCCCGTCAACGAGCACTACTTTGGATTGGTCAAC TTCGGCAATACCTGCTACTGCAACTCGGTGCTGCAGGCTCTCTACTTCTGTCGCCCCTTCCGGGAGAAGGTGCTGGCCTACAAG GTGCAGCCCCGACGCAAGGAGTCGCTCTTGGCCTGCCTGGCCGACCTGTTTAGCAGCATCGCCACGCAGAAGAAGAAAGTGGGCGTCATCCCTCCCAAGAAATTCATCTCCAGGCTGAGGAAAGAAAATG AGTTGTTTGACAACTACATGCAGCAAGACGCCCACGAGTTCCTCAATTACCTCCTCAACACCATCGCCGACCTCCTCCAAGAGGAGAAGAGCCAGGAGCGGCAGCAGAACGGGAAGCCTCTGCAgaacggtggcggcggcggcgccggagGGGGCGGCGCCGCCTCCCAAGACGAGCCTCCGACGGCCGTGGCGGCTGGTCCGGGCGACAAGGAGACGCAGCGGACGTGGGTCCACGACATCTTTCAAGGGACGCTGACCAACGAGACGCGCTGCCTCAACTGCGAAGCC GTCAGCAGCAAAGACGAGGACTTCCTGGATCTGTCGGTGGACGTGGAGCAAAACACATCCATCACGCATTGTCTCAG AGGCTTCAGCAACACGGAGACGCTGTGCAgcgagtacaagtactactgcgaGCAGTGTCGCAGCAAACAGGAAGCCCAAAAAAG GATGAGGGTGAAGAAGCTGCCCATGATCCTGGCGCTCCATCTCAAGCGCTTCAAGTACATGGACCAACTGCACCGCTACACCAAACTGTCCTACCGGGTGGTCTTCCCCCTGGAGCTGCGCCTTTTCAACACGTCGGGAGACGCCACCAACCCGGACCGCATGTACGACCTGGTGGCCGTGGTGGTGCACTGCGGCAG CGGTCCCAACCGAGGTCACTACATCACCATCGTCAAGAGCCACGGTTTCTGGCTCCTGTTCGACGACGACATCGTGGAG AAAATCGACGCGCAGGCCATCGAAGAGTTCTACGGCCTGACGTCGGACGTTTCCAAAAACTCGGAATCGGGATACATCCTCTTCTACCAGTCCAGAGACTGA
- the rasl11a gene encoding ras-like protein family member 11A-like isoform X2, with protein MEPRWWTVIRPTSSGLAVDGSKSTLFQTGYTFWSALFSNGWFPSPTPPTPRDPGISEARACGDDGVRNSAAPFCGSHEQRRLRQLSAGAHPGVPAAGRRGQQDGEDRRVGSQQRRQNGSHRQVSHQTLHRRLRGQHWRALLPKGHPGWRRGVAPDPGHALRGSSGRRRGTQLPGTDQQVHLLGRRLRAGFLHRRPAQLPHRPTAVSTRQTHPPVRKHSRRTGNKSDLLRARQVPADEGAHLASSLGGAYFEASARENHQSVRAAFLQLCHEVSRALGGANGEKRRGGLHLARPKSPNMQELKRRFRQVLSSKVKSAGAL; from the exons ATGGAGCCTCGTTGGTGGACTGTCATCCGTCCCACTTCAAGTGGATTGGCCGTCGATGGAAGCAAATCA ACTCTTTTCCAGACGGGCTACACGTTTTGGAGCGCACTTTTCAGCAACGGTTGGTTTCCTTCGCCGACGCCGCCGACGCCAAGGGATCCCGGGATAAGTGAGGCCAGAGCTTGCGGCGATGACGGCGTGAGGAACTCCGCCGCTCCTTTCTGCGGGAGCCATGAACAACGGCGGCTCCGGCAACTTTCTGCTGGTGCCCATCCCGGAGTACCCGCCGCCGGACGCCGCGGCCAGCAAGACGGTGAAGATCGCCGTGTTGGGAGCCAGCAACGTCGGCAAAACGG CTCTCATCGTCAGGTTTCTCACCAAACGCTTCATCGGAGACTACGAGGCCAACACTG GCGCGCTCTACTCCCGAAAGGTCACCCTGGATGGCGAAGAGGTGTCGCTCCAGATCCAGGACACGCCCTGCGTGGCTCTTCAG GACGACGCCGAGGGACTCAACTGCCAGGAACAGATCAACAG GTCCATCTACTGGGCCGACGGTTACGTGCTGGTTTTCTCCATCGCCGACCAGCGCAGCTACCGCACCGTCCGACCGCTGTATCAACACGTCAGACGCATCCACCCGTCCGGAAACATTCCCGTCGTACT GGCAACAAAAGCGACCTGCTTCGTGCCCGACAAGTTCCGGCGGACGAGGGAGCCCACTTGGCGTCCTCGCTAG GAGGCGCTTACTTTGAGGCGTCGGCCAGGGAGAACCACCAAAGCGTCCGCGCCGCCTTCCTCCAGCTTTGTCACGAG GTCTCCCGGGCCCTGGGGGGCGCCAATGGAGAGAAACGGCGAGGCGGTCTCCACCTGGCTCGCCCCAAATCGCCCAACATGCAGGAGCTGAAGAGGAGGTTCAGGCAGGTCCTCTCCTCCAAAGTCAAATCGGCCGGGGCGCTCTGA
- the rasl11a gene encoding ras-like protein family member 11A-like isoform X3, producing MNNGGSGNFLLVPIPEYPPPDAAASKTVKIAVLGASNVGKTALIVRFLTKRFIGDYEANTGALYSRKVTLDGEEVSLQIQDTPCVALQDDAEGLNCQEQINRSIYWADGYVLVFSIADQRSYRTVRPLYQHVRRIHPSGNIPVVLIGNKSDLLRARQVPADEGAHLASSLGGAYFEASARENHQSVRAAFLQLCHEVSRALGGANGEKRRGGLHLARPKSPNMQELKRRFRQVLSSKVKSAGAL from the exons ATGAACAACGGCGGCTCCGGCAACTTTCTGCTGGTGCCCATCCCGGAGTACCCGCCGCCGGACGCCGCGGCCAGCAAGACGGTGAAGATCGCCGTGTTGGGAGCCAGCAACGTCGGCAAAACGG CTCTCATCGTCAGGTTTCTCACCAAACGCTTCATCGGAGACTACGAGGCCAACACTG GCGCGCTCTACTCCCGAAAGGTCACCCTGGATGGCGAAGAGGTGTCGCTCCAGATCCAGGACACGCCCTGCGTGGCTCTTCAG GACGACGCCGAGGGACTCAACTGCCAGGAACAGATCAACAG GTCCATCTACTGGGCCGACGGTTACGTGCTGGTTTTCTCCATCGCCGACCAGCGCAGCTACCGCACCGTCCGACCGCTGTATCAACACGTCAGACGCATCCACCCGTCCGGAAACATTCCCGTCGTACTG ATCGGCAACAAAAGCGACCTGCTTCGTGCCCGACAAGTTCCGGCGGACGAGGGAGCCCACTTGGCGTCCTCGCTAG GAGGCGCTTACTTTGAGGCGTCGGCCAGGGAGAACCACCAAAGCGTCCGCGCCGCCTTCCTCCAGCTTTGTCACGAG GTCTCCCGGGCCCTGGGGGGCGCCAATGGAGAGAAACGGCGAGGCGGTCTCCACCTGGCTCGCCCCAAATCGCCCAACATGCAGGAGCTGAAGAGGAGGTTCAGGCAGGTCCTCTCCTCCAAAGTCAAATCGGCCGGGGCGCTCTGA
- the LOC144213746 gene encoding uncharacterized protein LOC144213746 isoform X1 — protein MRRQLLLKVLVIGDLGVGKTSIIKRYVHRVFSQGYRATVGVDFALKVLQVDQATAVRLQLWDIAGQERYGNMTRVYYKEAVGALVVFDMTRLATFQAVLKWKGDLDSKVKRERGGGLERRQTCCSLTWWSSGDPERRQTGPRRPPGQQVRSAALGFVRQAAQTGQLLQGSRLRGLLRDLGQGRRKHRRGHLLSGEEHPGLPDREGGGGGGEPFRPRRRRRRRGRLDAPAFGPPCRGGATAQMLWVLWTDHGCRSPTLEGQG, from the exons ATGCGGCGGCAGCTCCTCCTCAAAGTGCTGGTCATCGGCGACCTGGGGGTGGGCAAGACCTCCATCATCAAGCGTTACGTGCACCGGGTCTTCTCCCAGGGCTACCGGGCCACCGTGGGCGTGGACTTTGCCCTCAAAGTGCTCCAGGTGGACCAGGCCACGGCGGTGCGTCTGCAGCTGTGGGACATTGCCG GACAAGAGCGATACGGTAACATGACCCGGGTGTACTACAAGGAAGCCGTGGGCGCCCTGGTGGTCTTCGACATGACCCGCCTGGCCACCTTCCAGGCGGTCCTCAAGTGGAAAGGAGACCTGGACTCCAAGGTGAAGCGAGAGCGGGGAGGCGGGCTGGAGCGCCGCCAGACATGTTGCTCACTCACCTGGTGGTCCTCAGGTGACCCTGAGCGACGGCAGACCGGTCCCCGCCGTCCTCCTGGCCAACAAGTGCGATCAGCGGCGCTTGGGTTTGTGCGCCAAGCTGCCCAAACTGGACAACTTCTGCAGGGATCACGGCTTCGTGGACTGCTTCGAGACCTCGGCCAAG GACGACGCAAACATCGACGCGGCCATCTCCTGTCTGGTGAGGAACATCCTGGCTTACCAGAccgggaaggaggaggaggaggaggagagcctTTCcgtccccgccgccgccgccgccgccgaggacGACTCGACGCTCCTGCGTTTGGACCGCCGTGCCGGGGAGGGGCGACCGCCCAAATGCTCTGGGTGCTCTGGACAGACCACGGTTGCCGTTCGCCGACTCTAGAGGGTCAAGGTTAA
- the LOC144213746 gene encoding ras-related protein Rab-38-like isoform X2, with product MRRQLLLKVLVIGDLGVGKTSIIKRYVHRVFSQGYRATVGVDFALKVLQVDQATAVRLQLWDIAGQERYGNMTRVYYKEAVGALVVFDMTRLATFQAVLKWKGDLDSKVTLSDGRPVPAVLLANKCDQRRLGLCAKLPKLDNFCRDHGFVDCFETSAKDDANIDAAISCLVRNILAYQTGKEEEEEESLSVPAAAAAAEDDSTLLRLDRRAGEGRPPKCSGCSGQTTVAVRRL from the exons ATGCGGCGGCAGCTCCTCCTCAAAGTGCTGGTCATCGGCGACCTGGGGGTGGGCAAGACCTCCATCATCAAGCGTTACGTGCACCGGGTCTTCTCCCAGGGCTACCGGGCCACCGTGGGCGTGGACTTTGCCCTCAAAGTGCTCCAGGTGGACCAGGCCACGGCGGTGCGTCTGCAGCTGTGGGACATTGCCG GACAAGAGCGATACGGTAACATGACCCGGGTGTACTACAAGGAAGCCGTGGGCGCCCTGGTGGTCTTCGACATGACCCGCCTGGCCACCTTCCAGGCGGTCCTCAAGTGGAAAGGAGACCTGGACTCCAAG GTGACCCTGAGCGACGGCAGACCGGTCCCCGCCGTCCTCCTGGCCAACAAGTGCGATCAGCGGCGCTTGGGTTTGTGCGCCAAGCTGCCCAAACTGGACAACTTCTGCAGGGATCACGGCTTCGTGGACTGCTTCGAGACCTCGGCCAAG GACGACGCAAACATCGACGCGGCCATCTCCTGTCTGGTGAGGAACATCCTGGCTTACCAGAccgggaaggaggaggaggaggaggagagcctTTCcgtccccgccgccgccgccgccgccgaggacGACTCGACGCTCCTGCGTTTGGACCGCCGTGCCGGGGAGGGGCGACCGCCCAAATGCTCTGGGTGCTCTGGACAGACCACGGTTGCCGTTCGCCGACTCTAG